GATCATTCTGCCAGTGCAAGTCCAGGAAAGCGTTTCACCAGTGAGAATGGATGAAAAGAGGGACAGTCTCCTGGATATTGCCAGCATATATCCAGTGAACTTTTTAAAACGTCCATGCAAGGAGTGTGTATTATTTCTCCCAGGTTCAGGGCAGCCAGGATGTTGCGATGATTGTCACTGACCACATAGCCCAATTGGAGTTACCAGAGTgacagccagtgggatgtttCTTGAttgatgtactttagcaactACTCGCCGGTATTGCTACCCTCACCCAGGTCAATGAGCTCCAACACCGTGTGGTAACacttgacacatgtgataggaaaAAGGTGTAGTGCCAGCAATGCTGTTCCCTGCTGCTATTGGGAATGGGACTATGTCCATGAGGAGGAGCTGCCTGCTGTGCGAGCCAGCCTGAAGATCTGGTGGGGAGGGGTCAAAAAGACCTGGTcatgttgctggggtgctgcctctcCACTGCCAGAAAAAACATTGACTCAGTGGGCCGTAAAATACATGTACTGTCCTTGCccgtaacagctgctccaggtgtccaccatggAGTGCAGCTTGCCACATAGTGAGAAACACAAGAAGTGGCTAGTTTTCTCCATTACGTGAGAGTTCAAGGCACTTATACAATGGCAAACATACCATATTGCTTGGGGATGCAGGTCAGCTACCACAaagaggaccaggagaaggaAGATAGACTTGTTCTAATAGGGAATGCTGGCTAACTGTATTTTTCCAAAGGACCTAGTGATGCCacatcatgtgctgcaatagagctctGGTATCTATGATTGTGTTTGAACAGCCactgcttattttaatcctgcagatcttacaCATGGCTGTGGTTTTACGTGCCcaccttgtggagaaaaaaaaatgccacatggGAATTGCTTGCAGAGAGCTACAGGTATCTGAGCTCAGCTTTCCTCTGGCATGTTTCGGGACTAACCCACACACATAGTGTCAGCAGCACCAATACCCTGCCCCTTTCCCGGACCCCCAAAATAGGGGGTCCCAGGTTCAAATCCCAGGAGagaattctagatttttttcttcagttaattTTTCTCCCTCTTTTAAACAAGAATAGAAGGCTATAGCCTTACTATTTTGAGAATAGAGGTTTTCtatagaaagctaatacatatgaCTGGCGTCTTTAAAATCATATATTGcgcctgtgaataaaccagcgATATGTAGCTTTCTAAGGATAGAAATCCTctgttctcaatatagtaagTCTATAGCCTTTCATTATGGGTTAAATGAAGGATAAAGAAAAtaactgtcacggccatggctatgaccgtgactcttcaaccgcatgtggttgtcagcggttttggttttgttgtcaatcacaggtgagggcactggtatttgcctcacctgtggttgccgctgacaacgctagtcttgtggcagctttcctgctgtgcatgcggttgcacctagcaacctctatgttaggtgtctgtgtgttgtgtgcactgtgttatgtctgtgtgcactctgtgttgtatgtctggtgtgcactgtagtttatgtttggtgcgcacggacatcgtcctgtcactgtggctgcccgtggcaacgtttggtattatgtacatgtggtggcagtgcctcggccttcgggctgtctcccgggacggctgccacccatgtcgttgtcagcggcaacagccacagggtgatctttgtttggtcacttcccctgtatgtttggtgttttcccttctgtggtgctggaagggttaacttagGTTAACTCAGGGTTAAcacccttcccagtgtgtgagtgatgtcactgggtgtgtctgactgtgggtgtggcttcttggcctataaagcctgagtgtttcgcatggttcagtaggttgcttcagccctgctagctggagcagcctcctgtgtatttgacctgcctgtgagagccacctcTGTGGTCATAAAAGTATAGTTGTTATGCCTTTGTCTTTTTGTGTGTGGTGTAgcatgttgttctgttgggaccttcttatgtttctgtgcagcatacggttctggatccctgtctgtttagggatccagtcagcaaggctgtggcaggttggtgaacttcttgtccgcctgccatttccgtattgctgtttgtgttccccttttcccaacagcttggccattgagactcctgctcctccgtgccaaggaggagtaggttgtcttacccagctcctagctcagggatctgcggagggtaagacaacCTCCTGCGCataggtcctcctaccttaaaggtcggcccatgcaggttaggagttagggtcagggtagggatgcgtgaggaggtgacctgctccctatcctgttctcatggccgagtagccactacaccacctggcatctcacggctgagggtttcccccatcctcagccgtcacaataactgaagaaaaaaaaatctcgaatttTCTGCTGGTATTTTAACCTAGAACATCTATATACAGGGCTGGCCACTTACAACCAGTCTTATCATACTTAGGTGGTGGTTTTCTatccttagaaagctaatacatgttACTGGTTTCTTTAaattcatatattgtgcctggGAATAAACCAGTAACGTGTATTATATTTCTAAGTATAAAAATCTATTTTCTAAAGATGGTAAGGCTATAATAAGTAGaagtatatgatatgtacattcTATGACACAGCTCTAGAACACACCTTTGAcctcagcatgctgatgtttAGTTATGTCAATCAAAGGGAGGGGTGAGTATACAAAGCACAGAGGTGTTACAGAAggagtgctccaaggattcagcccaACTTCCTGGTGCCCCTATGTGCTATTTTGCATTTGAATAAAAACATATCTCTtcagctgtttaacatacagacaaaagaaaagtattttttttttattcagcatgCTTACAAAAGCTCTTTAGAGGGGTTGGCGACTTTCTGtatactgttgaccaatgtgtttgttagATAATTATATGGTACTTACTAACATAGTCTTTGttaaaattctgcaccattttctctcTTTCATAAGGTATtcccccttgtttacaaagtcttatGTGTTGatcacacagaggtcctgtccataagatggctgctgatggaaggTCACGTGGCAAGGCAAGTCACCTCCATGTgttgtctcctccattcaaatacactacacctgccatctgtacttgatctgttgggagtttagttcaGGTGCAGTGTGCTTGAATGGAGGAAACATCACATTGAggcgatttgcctggtcacatagccctccatcagcagccattttatgaacaAGACCTCTGTCCAAGCACAAGAGACCGTACCATATAACATATAGAAAATggcgcagaatttcaacaaagactatagcAGTAAGTGCCGTATAATCtcacatacacattggtcaacagtaggcAGAAAGTGGCCAACTCTTTTAAAGTTAACTTCAGATCATGTATTAACTATTCTCTTTACTACTGTGTATTCCACACCTTACAGATTGGAAACCGTCACAAACTGACAATGAAGAAACGGCAGGCAACCATGACTCTTCCTAAGTAGGGTTTTTTGTCCAAGACATCATAATAATTGGAACCAAGCAGCCATTATTTGCCCATAATCTACTCATAGAAATGACACCTGACAACTGCACAATGCATTTTGATTTTATCATTGTTGGGTTTTCCAATTTTCCTTTTCttcagatttattttattttgtttttcttctTGTCTTACATGACCACTGTGATGGCGAACCTCTTCCTCATTACTCTCATAACTTTTAGCACTTTACTGGTGACCCCCATGTATTTCTTCTTATGTAACTTGGCCTTCTTAGACATCACCTACACGTCCGTCACTTCTCCAAAGTTGATATGTGCCTTCATCATGGCCTTTAGCACTATGTCTCACTTGGAATGTACCATCCAGTATACTTTCTTTGTTGCTTTTACTTCAGTTGAGTACTTCCTCCTCACAGTCATGTCTTATGACCGTTATGTGGCAGTCTGTAGACCTTTACATTATCATATGGTTCTCAACAAGAGATTTTGTAGACTAGCCTCCTTCATCATCTGGCTTGGTGGCTTCATTTTCTCTATACCTATATCTGTTACCACATCTCGAAACGTCTATTGCTCCTCCAATGTCATCAATCACTTCTTTTGTGATATTGCTGTATTGCTAGAACTTTCCTCCACCAACACAGCCTCTACCCAGAACATCATATTGTTTGAAGGAGCCTTGTTCTTAACCACCTGCTTTTTGCCCACTGTGGTCTCTTACGTCTTTATAATTAAAACTGTTTCCAAGATAAAGTCTTTGAGTGGGAAACATAAGGCCTTCTCCACCTGTGCCTCTCATCTTATCACAGTCATTCTGTTCTATTCAGTGATCTTCACGCTCTATATGATGCCGAGAGCATCACTTACACAGAATCAACGCAAATTAATAAGTGTCCTTTTTTCCATTGTCATCCCCACCTTGAATCCTCTGGTGTACAGCTTAAGGAACAAAGATGTAATGAGGGCCTTTAGGACGGTTATAAGACAATCAACATTAGTTTAGCATTATAAAATTAAGGCTCCAAAGTCAGCACCAAAAGGGGTTGTTTTCTGAGGGACCTTTAGAGTCCATTGTTATGGCAAAATCTGAGTCCACTGTGGGCACTGAGGACCAACTGTTACTCTGGCGGCCTAGTCTGATGCCAGGTTTAAGTGACCCTTGGAAGGTTTTAGGTCTCACTTGATTCTTTAGGAAAATGGATGGGATATTCAATTTTCTGCTGCTGATTTGTTTGCCAAAAAGTACTTTAAAGGAATTCTGTTACCTCGTTTTAacttatagagatgcggacatgcacggctagatcgccgctagcatgtccgcaatatacctgtcccatagcgctgtgtccttttcttctgtttgaaaaatgattttagagatatataAATGACCCTGgcaaggagcccaaggggctgcactaacctcttggagcccagcaccgcctgtatccaggaatctcctcctcacactcagATCGCTGTAATCTTGCGATGcatgagctcgcgcatgcgctgttccttccctgaggctgatgccagcacagggaaggagcaCAACACTGgcactgcgcatcgcgagattatggccatctaactgtgagcaaggaggagattcggaggactcAGGGGGTGCtgagctccttcacaggggggcgtggctgggctccaagaaggttagtacagccccttgggctactTACCAGGCTCAttcacatatctataaaatcattttttaaactcaataaaaggacacagcgctatgggaccggtatattgcagacatgctagcggcgatctagccgtgcatgtctgcagctctataggctaaaacgaggtgacagaataaGCATATGTCAGTATGATCAACCcttttaaaccaggcatattgcttggtagggttgatcatgctgtgtaaaattatacctttcttttgtctctaGGGTGAACTGCAGTAGAGAtatctttgtttttttattttatttatataaattatGAATTTTGAGCACCAAAGGGCTGACCTGAGCCCTTGGAGTACCTCTATTGTAATGCCTCTGTGCCCTGATACTCCCCTATCCACTTTGATTTTCCTCTATTATTCCAACAATTATTTCCTCTATTGTTCCAAAGTGTATTACTAAATTGTCAGTGTGGTGTtacaaattgggggggggggactctgctTAGTCCATAGTCCAGGGACACTCTGCCCCATAACCTCtaacaggaataacagaggaatagcacaatgtagggtcataagaatagatgctccagaattgttattacatggggaatgcaaattaTTACTACAgtggacatgtcaggagaggtggtgGGTTCTTTTTAAAAAAAGAGAGACAAAATGGTCATTATGGAGCTAAGTTCAGATTCCCTGGTCCTCCTGAATACATAATATTGATTTTAGAAATTGTACACTCGATTCTTCTGCTGAGGATTTAAAGCACATGCTGTAGGAATTTAATTTTTCCACTAGATGTCGCCATAGAATATAGAGAACAGTAAAGTAAATAGGAGTAGTCAATCAATGAGTCAAGACTATAAAGACTGAAAATAGTAACAAATACATGATTTATATAGAATATACATC
The Bufo gargarizans isolate SCDJY-AF-19 chromosome 2, ASM1485885v1, whole genome shotgun sequence genome window above contains:
- the LOC122925546 gene encoding olfactory receptor 1019-like, with product MANLFLITLITFSTLLVTPMYFFLCNLAFLDITYTSVTSPKLICAFIMAFSTMSHLECTIQYTFFVAFTSVEYFLLTVMSYDRYVAVCRPLHYHMVLNKRFCRLASFIIWLGGFIFSIPISVTTSRNVYCSSNVINHFFCDIAVLLELSSTNTASTQNIILFEGALFLTTCFLPTVVSYVFIIKTVSKIKSLSGKHKAFSTCASHLITVILFYSVIFTLYMMPRASLTQNQRKLISVLFSIVIPTLNPLVYSLRNKDVMRAFRTVIRQSTLV